In a single window of the Novosphingobium sp. IK01 genome:
- a CDS encoding substrate-binding domain-containing protein, translating to MVTFRTLAITTAALGALSLAGCGGAEDASRDQVRAVGSSTVYPFAKAVAEQLAKSDASLKSPIIESTGTGAGMKLFCAGVGPQHPDIADASRRMKKSEFDECVANGVKDIAEIQVGLDGVAFAESKGGASLALTPQDVYKALAKAPYGQPNTAKTWHDVNPALPADPILVYGPPSTSGTRDALKELILAKGCDENAAMKALKDSDKKKHDDICTQVREDGAYVDAGENDNLIVQKIEANPKAIGIFGFSYVEENADRIRGLTMSGVTPTYQTISDFSYPGARPLYIYVKKAHLKAIPGLQAYVTQWSKLWGKDGVLAKLGMVVAPDAVLAQSTQAVSTMPSLDGSQLK from the coding sequence ATGGTCACGTTTCGCACTCTCGCCATCACCACTGCCGCGCTGGGCGCGCTGAGCCTCGCCGGTTGCGGCGGCGCCGAAGACGCCAGCCGCGACCAGGTGCGCGCGGTCGGCTCCTCGACGGTCTATCCGTTCGCCAAGGCCGTCGCCGAGCAACTCGCCAAGAGCGACGCCAGCCTCAAGTCGCCGATCATCGAATCGACCGGCACGGGTGCGGGCATGAAGCTGTTCTGCGCCGGCGTCGGTCCGCAGCACCCCGACATCGCGGACGCCTCGCGCCGCATGAAGAAGTCGGAATTCGACGAATGCGTGGCCAATGGCGTCAAGGACATCGCCGAAATCCAGGTCGGCCTCGACGGCGTGGCCTTTGCCGAATCCAAGGGCGGCGCGTCCCTCGCGCTCACCCCGCAGGACGTCTACAAGGCGCTCGCCAAGGCCCCCTATGGCCAGCCCAACACGGCAAAGACCTGGCACGACGTGAACCCGGCCCTGCCCGCCGACCCGATCCTCGTCTATGGCCCGCCCTCGACCTCGGGCACGCGCGACGCGCTCAAGGAACTGATCCTGGCCAAGGGCTGCGACGAAAACGCCGCGATGAAGGCGCTCAAGGACAGCGACAAGAAGAAGCACGACGACATCTGCACCCAGGTGCGTGAAGACGGCGCCTATGTCGACGCGGGCGAGAACGACAACCTGATCGTCCAGAAGATCGAGGCCAACCCCAAGGCCATCGGCATCTTCGGCTTCTCCTATGTCGAAGAGAACGCCGACCGCATCAGGGGCCTGACCATGAGCGGCGTCACGCCGACCTACCAGACCATCTCCGACTTCTCCTACCCCGGCGCGCGCCCGCTCTACATCTATGTCAAGAAGGCGCACCTCAAGGCCATTCCGGGTCTTCAGGCCTATGTCACGCAGTGGTCAAAGCTGTGGGGCAAGGATGGTGTTCTGGCCAAGCTGGGCATGGTGGTTGCACCCGATGCCGTGCTGGCGCAAAGCACCCAGGCGGTCAGCACGATGCCCTCGCTCGACGGCTCGCAGCTCAAGTAA